The following proteins are encoded in a genomic region of Pseudomonas sp. Os17:
- a CDS encoding paraquat-inducible protein A: MTISRNWIICEHCDSLYESVPLGKGQAAQCSRCGALLARARHLSVQQLFALSITAGVLFVFANLFPVIKISLEGLSNEATLWQSVEALAQGRISLIAAITGLTIILAPCLQIILLCWVLGFANVGRAAPGFKACMRALEHLRPWSMLEVCLLGILVAIVKLAGMLDVHPGMGLWALAMLTVLIILISGKDIRYLWDDLEGRY, from the coding sequence ATGACTATTTCCCGCAACTGGATCATCTGCGAGCACTGCGATTCGCTGTACGAATCGGTGCCGCTCGGCAAGGGCCAGGCCGCCCAGTGCTCGCGCTGCGGCGCGCTGCTGGCCCGCGCCCGTCACCTGAGCGTGCAGCAGCTGTTCGCCCTGTCGATCACCGCCGGGGTGTTATTCGTCTTCGCCAACCTGTTTCCGGTGATCAAGATCAGCCTCGAAGGCCTGAGCAACGAGGCGACCCTCTGGCAATCGGTCGAGGCCCTGGCTCAGGGGCGCATCAGCCTGATCGCGGCGATCACCGGCCTGACCATCATTCTCGCGCCGTGCCTGCAGATCATCCTGCTGTGCTGGGTGCTGGGCTTTGCCAACGTCGGCCGTGCGGCGCCGGGCTTCAAGGCCTGCATGCGGGCCCTGGAGCACCTGCGCCCCTGGAGCATGCTCGAGGTGTGCCTGCTGGGCATCCTGGTGGCCATCGTCAAGCTGGCGGGGATGCTCGATGTGCATCCGGGGATGGGCCTGTGGGCCCTGGCGATGCTCACGGTGCTGATCATCCTGATCTCCGGCAAGGACATCCGCTACCTCTGGGATGACCTGGAGGGCCGCTACTGA
- a CDS encoding paraquat-inducible protein A, with the protein MSAPPYARDYQLMLCHTCGQVCQDFEHRCPRCDAVVHARKPNSLARTWAFLLASLIFYIPANLLPVMHTSIFGSASENTIMSGVVEFWKHGSWDIALLIFIASVVVPCSKFFVLGTLLVTCQRRSLWAQRERAKLYRFIELIGYWSMLDVLVVALVAALVQFRALSSIDPRMGILFFGLVVVLTMLAAMSFDPRLIWDAEVEDV; encoded by the coding sequence ATGAGTGCGCCGCCCTACGCCCGGGATTACCAACTGATGCTGTGCCACACCTGCGGCCAGGTCTGCCAGGACTTCGAACACCGCTGCCCGCGCTGCGATGCCGTGGTGCATGCGCGCAAGCCCAACAGCCTGGCGCGTACCTGGGCCTTTCTGCTGGCCAGCCTGATCTTCTACATCCCGGCCAACCTGCTGCCGGTGATGCACACCAGCATCTTTGGCAGCGCCAGTGAAAACACCATCATGAGCGGCGTGGTGGAGTTCTGGAAACACGGCTCCTGGGACATCGCCCTGCTGATCTTCATTGCCAGCGTGGTGGTGCCCTGCAGCAAGTTCTTTGTCCTCGGCACCCTGTTGGTGACCTGCCAGCGCCGCAGCCTCTGGGCCCAGCGCGAGCGGGCCAAGCTGTACCGCTTCATCGAGCTGATCGGCTACTGGTCGATGCTCGACGTGCTGGTGGTGGCCCTGGTGGCGGCCCTGGTGCAGTTTCGTGCCCTGAGCTCCATCGATCCGCGGATGGGCATTCTGTTTTTTGGTTTGGTGGTGGTGCTGACGATGTTGGCCGCCATGAGTTTCGATCCCCGGCTTATCTGGGACGCAGAGGTTGAAGATGTCTGA
- a CDS encoding GNAT family N-acetyltransferase, with amino-acid sequence MTTRLVPYEQLDSHQHARLLELEVRPGQKAFSGDIHGALHSLVNAPQGAIKGFALLSDERPVAFVLLKRPPCLPAWADADSASLHALQVDQRFQGQGFGQACLQAIPAAARQQWPGLKGLNLAVDGDNQPALRLYRKLGWVENGEACKGRIGYERRMVLAF; translated from the coding sequence GTGACCACACGCCTCGTGCCTTATGAACAGCTCGACAGCCACCAGCATGCGCGCTTGCTGGAGCTTGAAGTGCGGCCCGGACAGAAGGCGTTTAGCGGGGACATTCATGGCGCGCTGCACTCCCTGGTCAATGCGCCCCAGGGGGCGATCAAGGGCTTTGCCCTGCTCAGCGACGAGCGGCCGGTGGCCTTTGTGCTGCTCAAGCGCCCGCCCTGCCTGCCGGCCTGGGCCGACGCCGACAGCGCCAGCCTGCACGCCCTGCAAGTGGACCAGCGGTTCCAGGGTCAAGGCTTTGGCCAGGCCTGCCTGCAAGCCATTCCCGCCGCCGCGCGCCAACAGTGGCCCGGACTCAAGGGCCTGAACCTGGCGGTGGACGGCGACAACCAGCCAGCCCTCAGGCTGTACCGCAAGCTGGGCTGGGTGGAGAACGGCGAGGCCTGCAAGGGCCGGATCGGCTATGAGCGGCGGATGGTGCTGGCGTTCTGA
- a CDS encoding YybH family protein, with the protein MLNPSNEAQVRSLIDHWQQAVVARDIERIVSYYADDITSFDAVGALQFKGKAAYRAHWEACMQVCPGPGIFEFHQLQVRADEDLAFAHWLAHCGGTDAEGVTKACWMRVSAAYQRRDGQWQVVHEHWSAPFDMLTGTTRFDLQP; encoded by the coding sequence ATGCTCAATCCATCCAACGAAGCGCAGGTGCGCAGCCTGATCGATCATTGGCAGCAGGCAGTGGTGGCCCGGGATATCGAGCGCATCGTCAGCTATTACGCCGATGACATCACCTCCTTCGATGCGGTCGGGGCCTTGCAGTTCAAGGGCAAGGCCGCCTATCGCGCGCACTGGGAGGCGTGCATGCAGGTTTGCCCCGGCCCGGGCATTTTCGAGTTCCACCAACTGCAGGTGCGGGCCGACGAAGACTTGGCCTTCGCCCACTGGCTGGCCCATTGCGGCGGCACCGACGCCGAGGGTGTGACCAAGGCCTGCTGGATGCGCGTCAGCGCCGCCTATCAACGTCGCGACGGCCAGTGGCAGGTGGTGCATGAGCACTGGTCGGCGCCGTTCGACATGCTCACCGGGACCACCCGGTTCGACCTGCAACCCTGA
- a CDS encoding multidrug/biocide efflux PACE transporter produces MSLPKSLTERIFQAVAFELLAVSICTPLLSWIMDKPMVDMGLVTLAIGLLALGWNVLFNGLFDRLLKRLELEHTARTRVLHALLFEGGLVAFCVPLIAWWLDISLLQALLLDIGVLLFFLPYTYLYHWAYDVLRGKWLQTRLAH; encoded by the coding sequence ATGAGCCTGCCTAAATCCCTTACCGAACGTATTTTCCAGGCGGTCGCCTTTGAGCTGCTGGCGGTGTCGATCTGTACTCCGCTGCTGTCCTGGATCATGGACAAGCCCATGGTCGACATGGGCCTGGTGACCCTCGCCATCGGCCTTCTGGCCCTGGGCTGGAACGTGCTGTTCAACGGTCTGTTCGATCGTTTGCTCAAGCGTCTGGAGCTTGAACACACCGCCAGGACCCGGGTCCTGCATGCCTTGCTGTTCGAAGGCGGGCTGGTGGCCTTCTGTGTGCCGCTGATTGCCTGGTGGCTGGATATCAGCCTGTTGCAGGCCTTGCTCCTCGACATCGGCGTGTTGTTGTTCTTCCTGCCCTACACCTACCTCTACCACTGGGCCTACGACGTGCTGCGGGGCAAGTGGCTGCAAACGCGCCTGGCCCATTGA
- a CDS encoding RNA polymerase sigma factor: protein MAEQDREALAGLVAQVYREQSRRILATLIRLLGDFDLAEEALHEAFFVAVERWQADGVPDNPRAWLVSVGRFKAIDSLRRRARFAASQAALLSQLEQLEQDDWSVEDVQDDRLRLIFTCCHPALAADAQVPLTLREICDLSTEEIARAFLVTPATIAQRIVRAKAKIRDAGIPYQVPQLSELPERLESVLRVIYLVFNEGYSASMGAELTRDELTREAIRLGYLLLELLPEAEVMGLLALMLLHESRRTARISATGELILLDQQDRSLWQQDLIAEGCALVERGLRSGHAGPYCLQAAIAAVHAEAASAEQTDWAQIVGLYDILLRLQPSPVIRLNRAVALAKRDGPAAGLEQVEAILQRGDLQDYHLAHAARADFCRQLGHIAAARESYQHALALARQGPERRFLEQRLAELGSR, encoded by the coding sequence ATGGCCGAGCAAGACCGGGAGGCGCTGGCGGGGCTGGTGGCGCAGGTCTATCGCGAGCAGTCGCGGCGGATCCTCGCCACCCTGATCCGCCTGCTGGGGGATTTCGACCTGGCCGAGGAGGCGCTGCACGAGGCTTTCTTCGTGGCTGTCGAACGCTGGCAGGCCGATGGCGTGCCCGACAACCCCCGGGCCTGGCTGGTGTCGGTCGGCCGCTTCAAGGCGATTGACTCCCTGCGCCGACGAGCGCGCTTCGCGGCCTCCCAGGCGGCGCTGCTCAGCCAGTTAGAACAGCTCGAACAGGACGACTGGAGCGTCGAGGATGTGCAGGATGACCGCCTGCGGCTGATCTTCACCTGCTGCCACCCGGCATTGGCGGCGGATGCCCAGGTGCCATTGACCCTGCGCGAGATCTGCGACCTGAGCACCGAGGAAATCGCCCGGGCCTTCCTGGTCACCCCGGCCACCATTGCCCAGCGCATCGTGCGCGCCAAGGCGAAGATCCGCGACGCCGGGATTCCCTATCAGGTGCCGCAACTGAGTGAATTGCCCGAGCGCCTGGAGAGCGTGCTGCGGGTGATCTACCTGGTATTCAACGAGGGTTACTCGGCCTCCATGGGCGCCGAACTGACCCGAGATGAGCTGACCCGCGAAGCCATTCGCCTGGGCTACCTGTTGCTGGAGCTGTTGCCCGAGGCGGAGGTTATGGGCCTGCTGGCGCTGATGCTGTTGCACGAGTCACGGCGCACGGCGCGGATCTCTGCCACTGGCGAGTTGATCCTGCTGGACCAGCAGGACCGTTCGTTGTGGCAGCAGGACTTGATCGCGGAAGGTTGCGCCCTGGTGGAGCGCGGCCTGCGCAGCGGGCACGCGGGGCCTTATTGCCTGCAGGCGGCGATTGCCGCGGTGCATGCCGAGGCCGCGAGTGCGGAACAGACCGATTGGGCGCAGATCGTCGGTCTGTATGACATCCTGCTGCGTTTGCAGCCTTCGCCGGTGATCCGCCTCAACCGTGCCGTGGCCCTGGCCAAGCGCGATGGACCGGCTGCGGGGCTGGAGCAAGTGGAGGCCATCCTGCAGCGTGGCGACTTGCAGGATTACCACCTGGCCCATGCCGCGCGGGCCGATTTCTGCCGGCAACTGGGGCATATCGCCGCCGCGCGCGAGTCCTACCAGCACGCCTTGGCCCTGGCCCGGCAAGGCCCCGAGCGACGCTTTCTCGAACAGCGCCTGGCCGAGCTCGGCTCCCGCTAG
- a CDS encoding YciI family protein, translating into MKYLCLVYSDERLLHSLPDSPEDAECLAYAESVQGSGRMLAAEALQSVQCATTVRMRGGKLSITDGPFAETKEQLAGFYLIEARDLNEAIQVAGHIPAARVGSVEVRPVRELKP; encoded by the coding sequence ATGAAATACCTATGCCTGGTCTACAGCGACGAGCGCTTGCTGCACAGCCTGCCCGACAGTCCCGAGGACGCCGAGTGCCTGGCCTATGCCGAGTCGGTGCAGGGCAGTGGGCGGATGCTCGCCGCCGAGGCGCTGCAATCGGTGCAGTGCGCCACCACGGTGCGCATGCGCGGCGGCAAGCTGTCGATCACCGACGGCCCGTTCGCCGAAACCAAGGAACAGCTGGCCGGTTTCTACCTGATCGAGGCCCGGGACCTGAATGAAGCGATCCAGGTCGCCGGGCATATTCCGGCCGCCCGGGTCGGCAGCGTCGAAGTGCGTCCGGTACGTGAATTGAAGCCCTGA
- a CDS encoding SRPBCC family protein — protein sequence MTFPTAGRRSAEHELSISRLIDAPRNTVFRAWTEPALLVQWWGPHGMTTPECEMDLWVGGQFRTLMRAPDGSEYPTMGVFLEIDAPSRLVFTDAYLPGWIPSGKPFMTAQVTFEEQGNKTLYTARAMHWSEADRKAHEAMGFHDGWGQSLERLVALVTQGLPD from the coding sequence ATGACATTCCCAACCGCGGGCCGCAGGTCCGCCGAGCATGAACTGTCGATCAGCCGCTTGATCGACGCACCGCGCAATACGGTATTTCGCGCCTGGACCGAGCCGGCCTTGCTGGTCCAGTGGTGGGGGCCCCATGGCATGACCACCCCGGAGTGCGAAATGGACCTGTGGGTCGGCGGCCAGTTTCGTACCCTGATGCGCGCTCCGGACGGCAGCGAGTACCCGACCATGGGAGTGTTCCTGGAGATCGACGCCCCGTCGCGGCTGGTGTTTACCGATGCCTACCTGCCGGGCTGGATTCCTTCGGGCAAGCCGTTCATGACGGCGCAAGTGACCTTCGAGGAGCAGGGCAACAAGACCCTCTACACCGCCCGTGCCATGCACTGGAGCGAAGCCGACCGCAAGGCTCACGAAGCCATGGGCTTTCATGACGGTTGGGGGCAGAGCCTGGAGCGCCTGGTGGCGCTGGTGACCCAGGGCCTGCCGGACTGA
- a CDS encoding response regulator, translating into MSSPRILIVEDEANIRRFVGIALEDEGFQVFEADSVKRALIHAASRQPDLVIVDLGLPDGDGKQLISELRGWLAVPILVLSARDREDEKVAALDAGADDYLVKPFGVPELLARIRAQLRRHGQSGAAAATSKVNFGVIEVDLATHEVRREGQLVHLTPIEYRLLCALIRGQSRVLTHRQLLLEVWGLDYVDRAHYLRVHMAHLRQKLEADPAQPQHLITELQVGYRLVGL; encoded by the coding sequence ATGAGCAGCCCACGCATCCTGATCGTCGAGGACGAAGCCAATATCCGCCGCTTTGTCGGCATTGCCCTGGAGGACGAAGGCTTCCAGGTGTTCGAGGCCGACAGCGTCAAGCGCGCGCTGATCCATGCAGCCAGCCGTCAGCCGGACCTGGTGATCGTCGACCTGGGCCTGCCGGACGGCGACGGCAAGCAACTGATCAGCGAGCTGCGCGGCTGGCTGGCGGTGCCGATCCTGGTGCTTTCGGCCCGGGATCGGGAAGACGAGAAAGTCGCCGCCCTGGATGCCGGGGCCGACGACTACCTGGTCAAGCCGTTCGGCGTGCCGGAGCTGCTGGCGCGGATTCGCGCGCAGTTGCGCCGTCATGGCCAGAGCGGCGCGGCAGCGGCCACCAGCAAGGTGAACTTCGGGGTGATCGAGGTCGACCTGGCGACCCATGAAGTGCGCCGCGAAGGGCAGTTGGTGCACCTGACGCCAATCGAATACCGTCTGCTCTGTGCGCTGATCCGCGGCCAGAGCCGGGTCCTGACCCATCGCCAGCTGCTGCTGGAGGTCTGGGGCCTGGATTACGTCGACCGCGCCCATTACCTGCGGGTGCACATGGCCCATCTACGGCAGAAGCTGGAGGCCGATCCGGCGCAGCCCCAGCATCTGATCACCGAGTTGCAGGTGGGTTATCGCCTGGTGGGGCTCTGA
- a CDS encoding GNAT family N-acetyltransferase, translating to MTASNPLIRTVLPTDLDRCFAIETLAYEGDEAATREKIATRIATWPEGFIVAEVDGVVAGFINAGATFEVQMADEAFKELIGHDPAGSEVVIMSVVVHPDFQGLGLSRQLLNAFIARMGQMGKARIHLMCKERHVALYQRFGFVYVKASASDHGGMAWHEMVLSLAR from the coding sequence ATGACCGCTTCGAACCCGCTGATCCGCACCGTACTGCCCACCGACCTGGACCGTTGCTTCGCCATCGAAACCCTGGCCTACGAAGGCGACGAAGCCGCGACCCGGGAAAAGATCGCCACCCGCATCGCCACCTGGCCCGAGGGTTTTATCGTCGCCGAGGTGGACGGCGTGGTGGCCGGCTTCATCAACGCCGGCGCCACCTTCGAGGTGCAGATGGCCGATGAAGCCTTCAAGGAACTGATCGGCCACGACCCGGCCGGTTCCGAAGTGGTGATCATGTCGGTGGTGGTGCACCCGGACTTCCAGGGCCTGGGCCTGTCCCGGCAATTGCTGAACGCCTTCATCGCGCGCATGGGCCAGATGGGCAAGGCGCGTATCCACCTGATGTGCAAGGAACGCCATGTGGCGTTGTACCAGCGCTTCGGTTTTGTCTACGTCAAGGCGTCGGCGTCGGACCACGGCGGCATGGCCTGGCATGAGATGGTGCTGAGTCTTGCGCGCTGA
- a CDS encoding PqiB family protein — MSEHPGSNAANPRPAPGAPALRTRRFNVSLVWLVPIVAALVGLSMVVHKSLSAGPEITISFQTAEGLEANKTQVKYKNVVIGKVTSIALSDDRKKVLAKVELDQSAEPFTADDSMFWVVRPRIGANGVSGVDTLLSGAFIGADAGRSEKRKDSFKGLETPPPITYGQKGKRFTLHTDDLGSLDIGSPVYYRRIEVGQVVSYQLANSGKGVDVKIFVNAPNDKYVTTDTRFWNASGVDVTLGANGLKVNTESVSSILAGGIAFVEPKYSPNAQPAEENAEYTLFGDQDTALAPPDGAPYYIRMRFDQALRGLSLNAPVEFLGVNIGKVVSMDLDYDEQRKYFPTLVGAVIYPERLGKAHEKLVKQTGGEDDARSAKLIGTFVKNGLRAQPRSGNLLTGQLYISLDFVANAKPVAYDAAARPLEIPTIPGSMDKLQEQLQAVVDKISKLPIDSIAANLDGSLAQMQKTLKQVNGEVLPQMRDTLEQSKKTLASANESFSEDSPQRQKLSQAMEEVQRTARSVRVLSDFLGRHPEALIRGRLKDNQPDAYQSPSSSVRESVPEAQP, encoded by the coding sequence ATGTCTGAGCATCCAGGTTCCAACGCAGCAAATCCTCGGCCCGCGCCTGGTGCTCCGGCGCTGCGCACGCGGCGCTTCAATGTCTCGCTGGTGTGGCTGGTGCCGATCGTCGCGGCCCTGGTGGGGTTGTCGATGGTGGTGCACAAGTCGCTGTCGGCGGGGCCGGAAATCACCATCAGCTTCCAGACCGCCGAAGGCCTGGAGGCCAACAAGACCCAGGTCAAGTACAAGAACGTGGTGATCGGCAAGGTGACCTCCATCGCCTTGAGCGACGACCGCAAGAAGGTGCTGGCCAAGGTCGAGCTGGATCAGTCCGCCGAGCCCTTTACCGCCGACGACTCGATGTTCTGGGTGGTGCGCCCTCGGATCGGCGCCAACGGCGTTTCCGGGGTCGACACTCTGCTCTCCGGAGCCTTTATCGGCGCCGACGCCGGCCGCTCGGAAAAGCGCAAGGACAGCTTCAAGGGCCTGGAAACCCCGCCGCCCATCACCTATGGGCAGAAGGGCAAGCGCTTCACCCTGCACACCGATGACCTGGGCTCGCTGGATATCGGTTCGCCGGTCTACTACCGGCGCATTGAAGTGGGGCAGGTGGTGTCCTACCAGTTGGCCAACAGCGGCAAGGGCGTGGACGTGAAGATCTTCGTCAACGCGCCCAACGACAAGTACGTCACCACCGACACCCGCTTCTGGAACGCCAGCGGCGTCGACGTGACCCTCGGCGCCAACGGCCTGAAGGTCAACACCGAGTCGGTGTCGTCGATCCTCGCCGGCGGCATTGCCTTCGTCGAACCCAAGTACAGCCCCAATGCCCAGCCGGCCGAAGAGAACGCCGAGTACACCCTGTTCGGCGACCAGGACACCGCCCTGGCCCCGCCGGACGGCGCGCCCTATTACATCCGCATGCGCTTCGACCAGGCCCTGCGCGGCCTGTCGCTCAATGCCCCGGTGGAGTTCCTCGGGGTGAACATCGGCAAGGTGGTGTCCATGGACCTGGACTACGACGAACAGCGCAAGTATTTCCCGACCCTGGTCGGCGCGGTGATCTATCCCGAGCGCCTGGGCAAGGCCCACGAAAAACTGGTGAAGCAGACCGGCGGCGAAGACGACGCGCGCTCGGCCAAGCTGATCGGCACCTTCGTCAAGAACGGCCTGCGGGCCCAGCCCCGCAGCGGCAACCTGCTGACCGGGCAGCTGTACATCTCCCTGGACTTTGTCGCCAACGCCAAGCCGGTGGCCTACGACGCGGCGGCGCGGCCGCTGGAGATCCCCACCATCCCGGGCAGCATGGACAAGTTGCAGGAGCAGTTGCAGGCCGTGGTCGACAAGATCAGCAAGCTGCCGATTGACTCGATTGCCGCCAACCTCGATGGCAGCCTCGCGCAGATGCAGAAGACCCTCAAGCAGGTCAATGGCGAGGTGCTGCCGCAGATGCGCGACACCCTGGAGCAATCGAAGAAGACCCTGGCCAGCGCCAACGAGAGCTTCTCCGAGGACTCGCCGCAGCGCCAGAAACTCAGCCAGGCCATGGAAGAAGTGCAGCGCACCGCGCGTTCGGTACGGGTGCTCAGCGACTTCCTCGGGCGTCATCCGGAAGCGCTGATCCGCGGGCGCCTCAAAGACAACCAACCGGATGCCTACCAGTCGCCATCCTCCTCTGTTCGCGAATCCGTACCGGAAGCCCAGCCATGA
- a CDS encoding LysR family transcriptional regulator: MASHEVLLAFVQAATQGSFSAAARKLGKSQSTISAAVASLEIDLDVQLFDRSSRKPGLTPAGHVLLQCAEEILAATSRLEMTASQLSRGVEAKLTIALSDTYQSDRFESCLSAFEQRYPDLELECLIAECEDLIALVQSGRAHIAFAEQQDDYPADLEHKTLDERGEMSLYVSRNHPLAERDQVDEQALRQHRELRLATVLNPYESRSQGRVWSAPSYLMLLEMAQGGFGWAPLPRWLVEGFGADRLQELQVRGWPRTVAVDALWSRLHPPGPAGSWLLARMLQ; this comes from the coding sequence ATGGCCTCACATGAAGTGCTGCTGGCGTTCGTCCAGGCCGCCACCCAGGGCTCCTTTTCCGCTGCCGCACGCAAGCTGGGCAAGAGCCAGTCCACCATCAGCGCGGCGGTGGCGAGCCTGGAGATCGACCTGGATGTCCAGCTGTTCGACCGCAGCAGCCGCAAGCCCGGGCTGACACCGGCCGGGCACGTGCTGCTGCAGTGCGCCGAAGAGATCCTCGCCGCCACCAGCCGCCTGGAAATGACCGCCAGCCAACTGTCCCGAGGGGTCGAGGCGAAACTCACCATTGCCCTGTCCGACACCTACCAGTCGGATCGTTTCGAAAGCTGCCTCAGCGCCTTCGAACAGCGCTATCCGGACCTGGAGCTGGAATGCCTGATCGCCGAGTGCGAGGACCTGATCGCCCTGGTGCAGAGCGGCCGGGCGCACATCGCCTTTGCCGAGCAGCAGGACGATTACCCGGCGGACCTGGAGCACAAGACCCTGGATGAACGGGGTGAAATGTCACTCTACGTGTCGCGCAACCATCCCCTGGCAGAGCGGGATCAGGTCGACGAACAAGCCCTGCGCCAGCACCGGGAACTGCGCCTGGCGACCGTGCTCAACCCTTACGAGAGCCGGAGCCAGGGCCGGGTCTGGTCGGCCCCCAGCTACCTGATGCTGCTGGAGATGGCGCAGGGCGGCTTTGGCTGGGCGCCCCTGCCGCGCTGGCTGGTGGAAGGGTTCGGCGCAGACAGGTTGCAGGAGCTGCAGGTCCGGGGCTGGCCACGCACCGTGGCGGTGGACGCGCTCTGGTCACGCCTGCACCCACCGGGTCCGGCGGGCAGCTGGTTGCTGGCGCGGATGCTGCAATGA